The proteins below are encoded in one region of Legionella antarctica:
- a CDS encoding DUF1810 family protein translates to MLGYSTNAQYYGIVNFEEACDYLRDPILFDHYHEMVQLIEQHLSSKSINVLMGTEIDASKLTSSLTLFREVASFLDSETGARLHNFTDLKKSCDNIFAMIAKQGFFPCEQTQSYLESHMRHGLARTVITPSVAQTSLFEPPVILKTNHDEPPVTSVENKRSAEVISPLISQLQGYIDMRRNEWSFHYNFLGVVSFIYLIMDTFSGTDHFHKKSRDVKINAATKLQQLLDPTAPEPNTNLTDAEVAALKEGRLGVLVAGHGELESLIKNAPKKPIVEDSSAMRFGV, encoded by the coding sequence ATACTAGGTTACAGCACTAACGCTCAATACTATGGCATTGTAAATTTTGAAGAAGCCTGTGATTATCTTCGCGATCCCATTCTTTTTGATCACTACCATGAAATGGTTCAGCTTATTGAACAACACCTTTCAAGCAAAAGTATTAATGTTCTGATGGGTACTGAGATAGATGCTTCTAAGTTAACGTCCAGTTTGACCTTATTTCGTGAAGTAGCCTCATTTCTAGACTCAGAAACAGGAGCTCGTTTGCATAACTTCACAGATCTTAAAAAGAGCTGCGACAATATCTTTGCTATGATTGCAAAACAAGGTTTCTTCCCTTGCGAGCAAACCCAATCTTATTTGGAATCGCATATGAGACATGGGCTAGCACGGACAGTAATTACACCTAGTGTGGCTCAGACTTCTCTGTTTGAACCTCCTGTTATTCTTAAAACCAACCATGACGAACCTCCTGTTACCTCCGTTGAAAATAAAAGATCCGCTGAGGTTATTTCACCTCTGATTTCTCAACTTCAGGGATATATTGATATGAGACGAAATGAATGGTCTTTTCATTATAATTTTTTAGGTGTTGTGTCGTTCATCTATTTAATTATGGATACCTTTTCAGGAACCGATCATTTCCATAAAAAAAGTCGTGACGTTAAGATAAATGCTGCTACGAAATTACAACAGCTTCTTGACCCAACAGCCCCCGAACCAAACACGAACCTTACTGATGCTGAAGTGGCCGCCCTAAAAGAAGGACGATTAGGTGTTCTGGTGGCAGGCCATGGTGAACTGGAGTCACTCATAAAAAATGCACCGAAAAAACCGATAGTTGAGGACAGCTCTGCCATGCGCTTTGGCGTTTAA
- the rimP gene encoding ribosome maturation factor RimP: MMQDELVQLLSPTIIDMGYELWGCEYLSQGKHSLLRIYIDKADGIGIEDCQEVSKAVSALLDVEDPIPGNYSLEISSPGIPRPLFSYLQYQRYVGDSIQVKTFKPVNGKRKVYGIIVSATESAVVLDINNEHHELLFSNIVKANLTV; encoded by the coding sequence ATGATGCAAGATGAACTAGTACAATTACTTTCTCCCACTATTATTGATATGGGATATGAACTCTGGGGGTGTGAATATCTTTCCCAGGGTAAGCACTCGCTATTAAGAATCTATATAGATAAAGCAGATGGAATCGGGATTGAAGACTGTCAAGAAGTGAGCAAAGCAGTCAGTGCCTTACTCGATGTAGAAGATCCAATTCCAGGTAACTATAGTTTAGAAATATCATCTCCAGGTATACCCAGGCCCTTGTTTAGCTATTTGCAGTATCAACGTTATGTAGGGGATTCCATTCAGGTGAAAACTTTTAAACCAGTAAATGGTAAACGAAAAGTGTATGGTATTATTGTATCAGCAACAGAGAGTGCGGTTGTACTGGATATAAATAATGAACATCATGAACTACTTTTTTCAAATATTGTGAAAGCAAATTTGACAGTCTAG
- the rpsO gene encoding 30S ribosomal protein S15 → MSLNSAEKAEIVNEYKRADKDTGSPEVQVSLITGRIKYLTDHFKEHKKDFHSRRGLQSLVNKRRKLLKYLKRNDLPRYQTLIQSLGLRDSY, encoded by the coding sequence ATGTCGCTAAATAGCGCGGAAAAAGCAGAAATTGTTAATGAATACAAACGTGCCGATAAAGATACTGGCTCGCCTGAAGTTCAGGTTTCTTTAATTACTGGCCGAATCAAATATTTGACTGACCATTTTAAAGAACATAAAAAAGATTTTCATTCCAGACGTGGCTTGCAAAGCCTGGTTAATAAACGTCGTAAGTTATTAAAATATTTGAAGCGGAATGATCTTCCTCGCTATCAAACATTAATTCAAAGTTTAGGATTGAGAGATTCTTATTGA
- the folE gene encoding GTP cyclohydrolase I FolE — MEQLYSKLLKELGEDITREGLKDTPARAANAMRYLTKGYLENIDDIINDALFDSDMNELVIVKDIELYSMCEHHLLPFLGKCHVGYLPNGKVIGLSKIARIVDFYARRLQIQERLTSEIANCIESITGARGVSVVIEAKHLCMMMRGVEKQNSVMTTSVMLGEMRTNSSSRSEFLNLIR; from the coding sequence ATGGAACAACTATACTCTAAACTGCTTAAAGAATTAGGTGAAGATATAACTCGAGAAGGATTAAAAGATACCCCTGCACGTGCAGCTAATGCAATGCGCTATTTAACAAAAGGTTATCTTGAAAATATTGATGACATTATTAATGACGCACTGTTTGATTCCGATATGAATGAACTGGTGATTGTAAAAGATATAGAGCTGTATTCGATGTGTGAACACCATTTATTACCATTTCTTGGCAAATGCCATGTAGGGTATTTACCTAACGGTAAAGTCATCGGGTTATCTAAAATCGCTCGTATCGTTGATTTTTATGCTAGAAGATTGCAGATACAGGAGCGATTGACCAGTGAGATAGCCAATTGTATCGAATCAATAACCGGAGCCCGTGGTGTTTCCGTAGTTATTGAGGCCAAACATCTGTGTATGATGATGCGGGGAGTAGAAAAGCAAAATTCAGTCATGACAACTTCCGTAATGCTTGGAGAGATGCGTACTAACTCGAGTAGCCGCAGTGAGTTTTTGAATTTAATTCGTTAA
- a CDS encoding HlyC/CorC family transporter — protein sequence MLYPLSTLLILLIFLIILSAFFSGSEIGMMSINRYKLRYLVKKQNKQAIRVNQMLARPDRLLSVVLIGNTLANIVASTIATLIGQRFYGDAGVAIATVLLTLLVLVFAEMTPKTLAAIYPQQVAFASSLPLKILQWVFAPLVHLISLISNGILRLFGISINRIQKEALTGEELRSVVHEAGGLLPVEHKSMLISLLDLEQATVEDIMVPKADIVGIDLEQSWSQLLEQLETAQHTRLPLYRGSIDNLVGMIHARDVLNLALEQKLDLDSLLKIADPPYFIPEATPLNIQILNFRKMKRRSCFVVDEYGDIQGLVTMEDILEEIVGEFTTDIAALSRDITPQDDGSVIVDASLTLRHLNRMMSWSLPSIGPRTLSGLIIEYLGYIPPADSCLMIENYRIEILKISDNTIKGVKMIKVGKKRK from the coding sequence GTGCTATACCCTCTTTCTACGCTACTAATTCTATTAATTTTTTTGATTATATTATCAGCTTTTTTTTCAGGCTCTGAGATAGGCATGATGTCTATAAATCGATATAAATTGCGATACCTGGTAAAAAAGCAAAACAAGCAAGCAATACGGGTTAACCAGATGCTGGCACGACCAGACAGATTGTTAAGTGTGGTATTAATTGGTAATACTTTAGCCAACATTGTTGCATCTACCATAGCCACCTTAATTGGACAGCGGTTTTATGGCGATGCCGGGGTAGCTATTGCCACGGTGCTTTTAACCCTGCTGGTATTGGTATTTGCTGAAATGACTCCCAAAACTTTGGCGGCTATTTATCCGCAACAAGTTGCGTTTGCCTCTTCACTGCCTTTAAAAATTTTACAGTGGGTTTTTGCCCCTTTGGTACATCTAATTAGTTTAATTTCAAATGGAATTCTACGTTTGTTTGGCATTTCGATTAATCGCATCCAAAAAGAAGCATTAACTGGCGAAGAGTTGCGTTCTGTGGTCCATGAGGCCGGAGGGCTTTTACCCGTAGAACATAAAAGTATGCTGATCAGCCTGTTGGATCTGGAGCAGGCGACAGTTGAAGACATCATGGTTCCGAAAGCTGATATTGTTGGTATTGATTTGGAGCAATCCTGGTCGCAACTACTTGAGCAATTAGAGACGGCCCAACATACACGGTTACCTTTATATCGTGGGTCTATAGATAATTTGGTTGGAATGATTCATGCGCGGGATGTATTAAACCTGGCTTTAGAACAAAAATTGGATCTGGATAGTTTATTGAAAATAGCCGATCCTCCCTATTTTATTCCAGAAGCAACTCCTTTAAATATTCAGATTTTGAATTTCAGGAAAATGAAAAGACGGAGTTGTTTCGTTGTCGATGAGTATGGTGATATTCAGGGTTTAGTCACCATGGAAGATATTCTCGAAGAGATAGTCGGTGAGTTTACCACAGATATTGCGGCTCTAAGCCGTGATATTACTCCTCAGGACGATGGTTCAGTCATTGTGGACGCCAGTTTAACTTTACGTCATTTAAATCGAATGATGAGTTGGAGTTTGCCCTCAATCGGACCAAGAACATTAAGTGGATTGATTATAGAGTATCTGGGATACATACCTCCGGCAGATTCATGTTTGATGATAGAAAATTATCGTATTGAGATTTTGAAAATCAGTGATAATACGATTAAAGGGGTAAAAATGATTAAAGTAGGGAAGAAAAGAAAATAG
- a CDS encoding YceI family protein, with protein sequence MLINHTMRRCLVSCLLLLISLSAQSSPPSWKIVPAESQLTFTATQNGAAVSGEFKTFTGTILVDPNDLKNSSIEITVDISSISASYAQLKEILVSPDWFNAKLFPKAVFKATQVEKTGEKAFQAKGTLTIRDKSVSVTLVFSGEQPEPNKGIVLGTTQIKRSQFGVGQGDWAGTDEIKDDVAISFKIVAIKQQ encoded by the coding sequence ATGCTTATAAACCACACCATGAGACGATGCTTAGTCTCTTGTTTACTGCTCTTAATCTCTTTATCAGCCCAATCATCCCCACCTTCATGGAAGATAGTGCCTGCTGAAAGTCAGTTGACTTTTACTGCCACCCAAAATGGTGCCGCTGTATCGGGAGAATTTAAAACGTTTACTGGTACTATTTTAGTTGACCCCAATGATTTAAAAAATAGCAGCATTGAAATTACTGTTGATATCAGTTCAATCAGTGCGTCTTATGCGCAACTAAAAGAAATCCTGGTTAGTCCAGACTGGTTCAATGCCAAACTTTTTCCCAAAGCTGTATTCAAAGCAACTCAAGTTGAGAAAACAGGTGAAAAGGCTTTCCAGGCAAAAGGAACGCTTACCATTCGTGATAAATCAGTATCGGTTACTTTAGTTTTTAGCGGAGAACAGCCAGAGCCGAACAAAGGGATTGTATTGGGTACGACACAAATTAAACGATCTCAATTTGGTGTGGGTCAAGGAGATTGGGCGGGAACTGATGAAATCAAAGACGATGTTGCTATTAGCTTTAAGATAGTAGCGATTAAACAACAGTAA
- the ppa gene encoding inorganic diphosphatase, protein MSLMEIKSGKDVPNEINVIIEIPMHGEPVKYEVDKESGALFVDRFMATAMFYPANYGYIPNTLSEDGDPVDVLVVTPVPLISGAVIACRPVGMLKMTDEAGVDAKLLAVPTHKLSTMYHDVQTHLDLPQHLLLTLEHFFSHYKDLEKGKWVKIEGWVGPEEARKEILASVKRFNQN, encoded by the coding sequence ATGAGTTTAATGGAAATTAAGAGTGGCAAAGATGTGCCAAATGAAATTAACGTTATTATTGAAATCCCTATGCATGGTGAGCCAGTAAAATATGAAGTAGATAAAGAGTCTGGCGCATTGTTTGTAGATCGATTTATGGCTACTGCCATGTTTTATCCTGCGAATTACGGCTATATTCCTAATACTCTATCTGAAGATGGTGATCCAGTAGATGTATTGGTAGTAACCCCTGTTCCTTTAATCAGCGGTGCTGTTATTGCCTGTCGTCCCGTGGGTATGTTAAAAATGACCGATGAAGCAGGAGTAGATGCGAAATTACTTGCTGTTCCTACTCATAAATTAAGCACAATGTATCATGATGTTCAAACCCATTTGGATTTACCACAGCATTTATTGTTAACCTTAGAACACTTTTTTAGTCATTATAAAGACTTGGAAAAGGGTAAATGGGTCAAAATAGAAGGATGGGTAGGTCCTGAAGAGGCACGTAAAGAAATTCTGGCCAGTGTGAAGCGCTTCAATCAGAATTAA
- the nusA gene encoding transcription termination factor NusA: MTKELLLVAEALSNERGVSKEVIILAIQAALESATRKMFGLDIGVRIKLDPRTGEYETFRYWDVVDEEELENSEAQLSLEQAKERNPSVTIGGRIEELIPSIEFGRIEAQTARQVIMQKVREAERDLVIDQFRNKLCQLVYGTVKKVTRDNIIIDLGGKAEAFLPRSEMLPHEMFRPNDRVRAYLYEISPQTRGPQLFVSRTRNEMLIELFRIEVPEIGENIIDVKAAARDPGNRAKIAVKTNDGRIDPIGACVGMRGARVQAVSSELGGERVDIILWDDNPAQLVINAMAPADISSIVVDEDSHTMDLAVEKDQLSQAIGRNGQNVRLASQLTGWTLNVMTVEEFENKNQEESGKIVNLFTSALEIDEEIAALLVAHGFSTLEEVAYVPKEELLAIEEFDEEIIEELRNRANDTLLTMALTSGKGLSGSPDDSLLTMEGMTDDLANKLASKGITSMEELAEQSVDELLEIEGITEERAGALIMKAREPWFI; this comes from the coding sequence ATGACCAAAGAATTGTTATTAGTTGCTGAAGCGTTATCAAACGAAAGAGGCGTTAGTAAAGAAGTTATTATACTTGCCATTCAGGCCGCATTGGAGTCTGCAACCCGGAAGATGTTTGGATTAGATATAGGTGTAAGGATCAAGCTCGACCCTCGTACTGGAGAGTATGAAACTTTTAGATACTGGGATGTTGTCGATGAAGAGGAACTGGAGAATTCAGAAGCGCAATTATCATTAGAACAAGCTAAAGAGCGAAATCCATCGGTAACTATTGGTGGGCGAATTGAAGAGCTTATTCCCTCTATAGAATTTGGCAGAATTGAAGCGCAAACTGCTCGCCAAGTCATTATGCAAAAAGTCAGAGAAGCTGAGCGTGATTTAGTTATCGATCAGTTCCGTAACAAGCTGTGTCAATTGGTATATGGTACAGTTAAAAAAGTAACTCGAGATAATATAATTATTGATTTGGGTGGAAAGGCAGAAGCATTTTTACCTCGGTCTGAAATGCTGCCTCATGAAATGTTTAGACCAAATGATAGAGTACGTGCTTATTTATATGAAATTTCACCTCAGACTCGTGGTCCTCAACTTTTTGTCAGCCGTACACGAAACGAGATGCTAATCGAGCTATTTCGTATCGAGGTTCCTGAAATTGGCGAAAATATTATCGATGTGAAGGCAGCTGCTCGCGATCCTGGTAACAGGGCAAAAATAGCCGTTAAAACTAACGATGGACGAATTGATCCTATCGGTGCCTGTGTTGGTATGCGTGGTGCACGTGTGCAGGCAGTTTCAAGCGAACTTGGCGGGGAACGTGTTGATATTATTTTGTGGGATGATAATCCTGCACAGTTAGTAATCAATGCTATGGCTCCAGCAGACATATCATCTATCGTTGTGGACGAAGACAGTCACACAATGGATTTGGCTGTTGAAAAAGATCAGCTATCTCAAGCTATTGGACGAAATGGGCAAAATGTAAGATTAGCCAGCCAGTTAACCGGATGGACTCTGAATGTGATGACCGTTGAAGAGTTTGAAAATAAAAATCAGGAAGAATCTGGTAAAATAGTGAACCTGTTTACTTCGGCGCTTGAAATTGATGAAGAAATTGCAGCATTGCTAGTAGCCCATGGATTTTCTACTCTTGAAGAAGTAGCTTATGTGCCTAAAGAAGAGCTGCTCGCTATAGAAGAGTTTGACGAAGAAATTATTGAAGAACTGAGAAACCGAGCGAATGATACCTTGCTTACCATGGCGCTTACATCTGGAAAGGGATTATCCGGTTCTCCAGATGATTCACTTCTGACGATGGAAGGAATGACTGATGATCTTGCTAATAAATTAGCAAGTAAAGGCATTACTTCGATGGAAGAGTTAGCAGAGCAATCTGTAGATGAATTATTAGAAATTGAAGGTATCACTGAAGAAAGGGCCGGTGCTTTAATTATGAAAGCAAGAGAGCCTTGGTTTATTTAA
- a CDS encoding histidine triad nucleotide-binding protein, whose protein sequence is MTCLFCKIAQGEIPATVVFQDSDIMAFRDINPQAPTHVLIIPKRHIATINDANDEDAQLLGNMVLRAKKLAQAEGFSEIGYRLIFNINSGGGQEVYHIHLHLLGGRQMTWPPG, encoded by the coding sequence ATGACTTGTTTGTTTTGCAAAATTGCTCAGGGTGAAATTCCTGCTACTGTGGTTTTTCAAGATAGTGATATAATGGCTTTTCGTGACATTAATCCACAAGCACCCACGCATGTGTTAATCATCCCCAAGCGACATATAGCCACAATTAATGACGCCAATGATGAAGACGCACAACTCTTGGGAAATATGGTTTTGCGAGCAAAGAAATTAGCTCAGGCTGAGGGCTTTAGCGAGATAGGTTACCGGTTAATTTTTAACATTAATTCTGGTGGCGGGCAGGAAGTTTACCACATTCATTTACATTTACTTGGCGGACGTCAAATGACTTGGCCGCCAGGCTAG
- the truB gene encoding tRNA pseudouridine(55) synthase TruB — MKIIETKSSINGILLLNKPEGITSNAALQKAKRLFGAKKAGHTGSLDPLATGMLPVCFGEATKICQYLLDADKCYEATGLLGIKTNTSDSTGEIMSQVDSFCISEEQINKILAKYQGHIRQVPSMFSALKHNGTPLYRYARKGIEIERQAREVLISQLQLEEFDGKHFSLTVTCSKGTYIRNLVEDIGDELNVGAHVTRLHRLYTSGFEQMPMYTLDQIQEMSLAQKLDCLIPMDRAVDYLTMIILSEDEVFTIRQGKVIANKMNVEVADCVRLYNEASQFIGLGERQTNGDIKAKRLLAFQD, encoded by the coding sequence ATGAAAATAATTGAAACTAAATCATCAATAAACGGAATTTTATTACTAAATAAGCCGGAGGGAATCACATCCAATGCTGCGTTACAAAAAGCAAAGCGCTTGTTTGGTGCAAAAAAAGCCGGCCATACAGGTAGCCTGGATCCGTTAGCCACTGGCATGCTACCCGTTTGCTTTGGCGAGGCAACCAAAATTTGTCAGTATTTACTTGATGCTGATAAATGTTACGAAGCCACAGGTTTATTAGGAATTAAAACCAATACGTCAGACTCCACTGGTGAGATTATGTCACAGGTTGATTCTTTTTGTATTTCGGAAGAACAGATAAATAAAATTTTGGCGAAATATCAAGGGCATATTAGACAGGTTCCTTCAATGTTTTCGGCGTTGAAACATAACGGTACTCCTTTATACCGCTACGCTAGAAAAGGAATAGAAATAGAGCGACAGGCCCGAGAAGTATTGATCAGTCAGCTGCAATTGGAAGAGTTTGATGGGAAGCATTTTTCATTAACAGTAACATGCAGTAAAGGAACGTACATCCGTAATTTGGTTGAGGATATTGGCGATGAGCTGAATGTTGGAGCACATGTGACACGATTACATAGGCTTTATACCTCGGGATTTGAACAAATGCCGATGTATACACTTGATCAAATACAAGAAATGTCATTAGCACAAAAACTTGATTGCTTGATCCCCATGGACAGAGCAGTTGATTATTTAACAATGATTATCTTATCAGAAGATGAGGTATTTACTATTCGTCAAGGCAAAGTCATTGCAAATAAGATGAATGTTGAAGTAGCAGATTGTGTTCGTCTCTATAATGAGGCGTCACAGTTTATTGGATTAGGAGAGCGGCAAACCAATGGAGATATAAAAGCAAAGCGATTGCTTGCATTCCAGGATTAA
- the pnp gene encoding polyribonucleotide nucleotidyltransferase has protein sequence MAKITKEIAFGDHTLVLETGEVARQADGAVLVSMNGTQVLVTVVAKKEGGENNGFFPLTVNYQEKFYAVGKIPGGFNKREGRPSDNETLISRLIDRPIRPLFPENFRNEVQVIATVLSLNPDVSSDILAMIGASAALAISGVPFNGPIGAARVGYKEGVYLLNPSRKELEQSRLDLVVAGTKDAILMVESEAKELSEDIMRGAIMYGHEMMKSVIKAIEEMTGESGKARWNWQAAAVDTNLKDRVADMSQHEVEAAYLIRDKQQRYQRLGELKEQAIAALMVENSELRADDIANMFGDLERSIVRNRILDGEPRIDGRDHKTVRPISIRTKFLDRTHGSCLFTRGETQAIVVATLGNDRDAQILDGINVENRDRFMLHYNFPPYSVGETGMVGSPKRREIGHGRLAKRALMAVLPDTADFPYVLRIVSEITESNGSSSMATVCGSSLALMDAGVPLKAPVAGVAMGLIKEGDRFAVLTDILGDEDHLGDMDFKVAGTENGITALQMDIKITGITNQIMEQALEQALAGRTHILGVMNNSLAEHRVELSQHAPRITTMKVAEDKIRTIIGKGGATIKGLIESTGVSIDIDDAGVIQLFSPDIDALEEAQKQIKALIAEVEVGQTYKGKVSKIVDFGAFINLLPGKDGLLHISQICNDRAQKVEDVLKEGQDIEVFVAGVDKQGRVKLEWKDKPSAPEAKAAAPAAEEHQEVANAGDSSEEE, from the coding sequence GTGGCTAAAATTACAAAAGAAATAGCATTTGGTGACCACACCTTAGTATTAGAAACTGGTGAAGTGGCAAGACAAGCTGATGGTGCTGTATTAGTGAGTATGAATGGTACTCAAGTGTTGGTAACTGTTGTTGCGAAGAAAGAGGGTGGTGAGAACAATGGCTTTTTCCCCCTTACAGTAAATTATCAGGAAAAATTCTACGCTGTAGGAAAAATTCCCGGTGGATTTAATAAGCGTGAAGGAAGACCGAGTGATAACGAAACGCTCATTTCACGTTTAATAGACAGGCCGATTCGACCTTTATTTCCTGAAAATTTCCGTAATGAAGTACAGGTAATCGCTACAGTGCTTTCTTTAAATCCAGATGTTTCTTCAGATATTCTCGCTATGATAGGTGCTTCTGCCGCTCTTGCTATCTCTGGTGTTCCTTTCAATGGGCCAATTGGTGCTGCCCGTGTAGGTTATAAAGAAGGTGTTTATTTGTTAAATCCTAGTCGAAAAGAGCTCGAGCAATCAAGACTTGATTTGGTTGTTGCCGGCACTAAAGACGCGATTTTGATGGTTGAGTCCGAAGCTAAAGAATTAAGTGAAGACATCATGCGTGGTGCGATAATGTATGGTCATGAAATGATGAAGAGCGTCATAAAAGCCATAGAAGAAATGACTGGAGAATCAGGTAAGGCCCGTTGGAATTGGCAAGCAGCGGCTGTCGACACCAACCTGAAAGATAGGGTTGCAGATATGTCGCAACATGAAGTTGAAGCGGCATACCTGATAAGGGATAAACAACAACGCTATCAACGACTAGGTGAATTAAAAGAACAAGCCATTGCTGCCTTGATGGTAGAAAACAGTGAGTTAAGGGCTGATGATATTGCCAACATGTTTGGTGATTTGGAGCGTTCCATAGTCCGTAATCGTATTCTCGATGGCGAGCCTCGTATTGATGGACGTGATCATAAAACCGTACGTCCTATTTCAATCCGTACCAAATTTTTGGACCGAACTCATGGTTCTTGTCTGTTTACCCGAGGGGAAACTCAGGCGATTGTCGTAGCTACCTTAGGTAATGATCGAGATGCGCAAATTCTTGATGGAATCAACGTTGAGAACCGGGATCGATTCATGCTGCATTACAACTTTCCTCCCTACTCAGTGGGCGAGACAGGAATGGTAGGTAGTCCTAAACGCCGCGAGATTGGCCACGGTCGCCTGGCCAAACGTGCCTTAATGGCAGTACTTCCTGATACGGCAGATTTTCCTTATGTATTGCGTATCGTTTCTGAGATTACTGAGTCTAATGGTTCAAGTTCTATGGCAACGGTTTGTGGGAGCAGTTTGGCACTTATGGATGCAGGAGTTCCATTGAAAGCCCCAGTTGCTGGTGTGGCGATGGGCTTAATCAAAGAAGGTGATCGTTTTGCAGTCTTGACTGATATATTGGGTGATGAAGATCATTTGGGCGACATGGATTTCAAAGTTGCCGGTACAGAAAACGGAATCACTGCATTACAAATGGATATTAAGATTACGGGTATTACCAATCAAATTATGGAGCAGGCCTTAGAGCAAGCTTTAGCCGGTCGTACACATATTCTTGGGGTAATGAATAATTCATTGGCAGAGCATAGAGTTGAGTTATCACAACATGCTCCAAGAATCACCACGATGAAAGTAGCTGAAGATAAAATTCGCACGATCATTGGTAAAGGTGGCGCTACAATAAAAGGACTGATTGAAAGTACAGGGGTTTCTATAGATATAGATGATGCCGGAGTAATCCAGTTGTTTTCCCCAGATATTGACGCTTTAGAAGAAGCTCAAAAACAAATTAAAGCTTTAATTGCTGAAGTTGAAGTTGGGCAAACGTACAAAGGTAAAGTTAGTAAAATCGTTGACTTTGGTGCTTTTATTAATCTTTTACCAGGTAAAGACGGATTGCTTCACATCTCTCAAATTTGTAATGACAGAGCGCAAAAAGTTGAAGATGTTCTCAAGGAGGGTCAGGATATTGAAGTATTTGTTGCAGGTGTTGATAAACAAGGTCGGGTGAAATTAGAGTGGAAAGATAAGCCTTCTGCTCCAGAAGCTAAAGCTGCTGCCCCTGCTGCCGAAGAACATCAAGAAGTTGCTAACGCTGGCGATAGTTCTGAAGAAGAATAA
- the rbfA gene encoding 30S ribosome-binding factor RbfA — translation MSNNFKRTDRIAEMIQRKLAQIIPQEVKDPRLNGLVTISAVKVAADLGHAKVYFTVFDEDKKLAANILNAAASYLRTALARSITLRTVPQLHFIYDESIEYGERLSRLIDEVNSPASDDNENN, via the coding sequence ATGAGTAATAATTTTAAGCGTACTGATAGAATTGCTGAGATGATTCAAAGAAAATTAGCTCAGATTATTCCCCAGGAAGTAAAAGATCCCCGTTTAAATGGATTAGTTACTATTTCAGCAGTCAAGGTGGCTGCTGATTTAGGTCATGCTAAAGTGTACTTCACTGTATTTGATGAAGATAAAAAGCTGGCTGCTAATATCTTAAATGCTGCCGCAAGCTATTTACGAACCGCCTTGGCTCGTAGCATCACGTTACGCACCGTTCCACAACTGCATTTTATTTATGACGAATCAATAGAATATGGCGAGCGTTTGAGTCGTTTAATTGATGAAGTAAATTCTCCTGCTTCTGATGATAATGAAAATAATTGA